A region of Pyxidicoccus parkwaysis DNA encodes the following proteins:
- a CDS encoding lysophospholipid acyltransferase family protein, with protein MKYAITLWFWLVFLLTAPVLFTLGALLLAVTYPFDRDRRLLHALVCGWCHGLWLHLSPGWRTRIEGRELLPRGACVLVVNHQSAADILAVMGLRYPYKFVAKASLFSLPLVGWMMSLLAYVPIVRGSSTAMHQLLDPCRRWLRRGMPVLIFPEGTYSTGGQLLPFKRGAFQLAVEEHVPVVPVVVEGTPQLLDGDGPWMSARASIRVRVLPPIPPESFGPDPSELATRVRSLYEQTLAAG; from the coding sequence ATGAAGTACGCCATCACCCTCTGGTTCTGGCTCGTCTTCCTGCTCACCGCCCCGGTGCTCTTCACGCTGGGGGCGCTGCTGCTCGCCGTGACGTACCCGTTCGACAGGGACCGCCGGCTGCTGCACGCGCTGGTGTGCGGCTGGTGCCACGGGCTGTGGTTGCACCTGTCACCGGGTTGGCGCACGCGCATCGAGGGCCGTGAGCTGTTGCCGCGCGGGGCCTGCGTGCTCGTCGTCAACCACCAGTCCGCCGCGGACATCCTCGCCGTCATGGGCTTGCGCTACCCGTACAAGTTCGTGGCCAAGGCGTCGCTGTTCTCCCTGCCGCTGGTGGGGTGGATGATGTCGCTCCTGGCGTACGTGCCCATCGTCCGGGGCTCGTCCACCGCCATGCACCAGCTGTTGGACCCGTGCCGCCGGTGGCTGCGCCGGGGCATGCCGGTGCTCATCTTCCCGGAGGGCACCTACTCCACGGGCGGCCAGCTGCTGCCCTTCAAGCGGGGCGCCTTCCAGCTCGCGGTGGAGGAGCACGTGCCGGTGGTGCCCGTGGTGGTGGAGGGCACGCCGCAGCTTTTGGACGGAGACGGCCCGTGGATGAGCGCGCGCGCCTCCATCCGCGTGCGGGTGCTGCCGCCCATCCCTCCCGAGTCCTTCGGTCCGGACCCCTCGGAACTGGCCACCCGCGTGCGCTCGCTGTACGAGCAGACCCTGGCCGCCGGCTGA